The following are encoded together in the Thermosipho japonicus genome:
- a CDS encoding methyl-accepting chemotaxis protein codes for MKSIKGKLLIFVLLPVIALLIISTFLISFQTRKSIENLSIDSALEISQKTSQIIEEWLNGILRDVQNFADNSSVIEALKTRNWKDLMSKELNYKLSSRNDYEMFFIAYPDGTAPTTSGAVANVSDREYFQKIIKQGYKYYISDALISKATGNSIFVVAAAVKDENGKTIGLFGAAVKLDDLNKIAIETKVGNKGFGWIIDSTGLTIAHPDKKIRMKVNILETSKQGFKGLEAIAQKMLGGKSGYGSYTRSDGSRVYVFYSPIKVGKGWSFGLTLYKSELFSSVNKITNTTIIIFLSVIILISFFIYVSSSYFISKPLTSMVKNILEFGKGNLTVKFTTKGKDEIAQISYSLQKMADMLRESFSQISKTTLNLNSSSEELANIADNLSASAQELSAQITEIDNSIQNASASVEEVTSGVEEVAESAQNVSNAAQNISENANKMAENAKEGEKEVVAISEIVEKAKEISYSTEKIVKTLNENTKNIDEIVQTINSIAEQTNLLALNTAIEAARAGEAGKGFAVVADEIRKLAEESKNATTQISEILKDIQEKIENTAKASNQTVEIIEKAANQSNIAKEKFENILRQIESITEEIDNLAASSQQQSASAQEMSSAMDVVSKSIVTISQQVNDITLSAQNQAKSSEKLDISSENLNRIAQNLVEEIKKFKI; via the coding sequence ATGAAATCAATTAAGGGAAAATTATTAATCTTTGTATTACTGCCAGTAATTGCCCTACTTATAATAAGCACTTTTTTAATATCATTTCAAACAAGAAAGTCTATAGAAAATTTATCTATTGACTCCGCTCTTGAAATTTCTCAAAAAACTTCACAAATAATTGAGGAATGGTTAAATGGTATTTTAAGAGATGTTCAAAACTTCGCCGATAACAGTTCAGTAATAGAGGCATTAAAAACTAGAAACTGGAAAGATCTAATGAGTAAAGAATTAAATTATAAACTTTCATCAAGGAATGATTATGAAATGTTTTTTATAGCTTATCCAGATGGAACAGCACCTACAACTTCAGGTGCAGTCGCAAATGTAAGCGATCGAGAATATTTCCAAAAAATAATAAAACAGGGATATAAATATTATATTAGTGATGCCCTAATTTCAAAAGCAACTGGGAATAGTATTTTCGTAGTTGCAGCCGCGGTAAAGGACGAAAATGGAAAAACAATTGGATTATTTGGTGCCGCAGTAAAATTAGACGATTTAAATAAAATTGCCATTGAAACAAAAGTTGGAAATAAAGGGTTTGGTTGGATAATTGACTCAACTGGCCTTACAATTGCACATCCAGATAAAAAGATTAGAATGAAAGTAAATATACTTGAAACCTCAAAGCAAGGATTTAAAGGTTTAGAGGCAATAGCTCAAAAGATGCTGGGGGGAAAATCTGGATATGGAAGTTACACAAGATCAGATGGCAGTAGAGTTTATGTCTTTTATTCTCCAATAAAGGTTGGAAAAGGTTGGTCCTTTGGATTAACTTTGTATAAGTCTGAACTATTTTCATCAGTAAATAAAATCACCAACACTACCATAATAATTTTCTTGTCTGTTATTATTCTAATAAGCTTCTTTATTTATGTTTCATCATCTTACTTTATATCAAAACCACTTACATCAATGGTTAAAAATATACTTGAATTTGGCAAAGGAAACTTAACGGTAAAGTTTACTACAAAAGGAAAAGATGAAATAGCACAAATATCATATTCTCTTCAAAAAATGGCCGATATGTTAAGAGAAAGCTTCTCTCAAATAAGTAAAACTACTTTAAATCTGAACTCATCTTCAGAAGAACTTGCAAATATTGCTGATAACTTAAGTGCTAGTGCTCAGGAACTATCAGCACAAATAACAGAAATAGATAATTCAATTCAAAATGCATCCGCATCTGTAGAAGAAGTAACAAGTGGCGTGGAAGAAGTTGCAGAAAGTGCTCAAAATGTTTCAAATGCCGCACAGAATATTTCAGAAAATGCAAATAAAATGGCTGAAAATGCAAAGGAAGGTGAAAAAGAAGTTGTTGCAATTAGCGAAATTGTTGAAAAAGCAAAAGAAATAAGCTATTCAACTGAAAAAATTGTAAAAACTTTAAACGAAAACACAAAAAATATCGACGAAATTGTTCAAACAATTAATTCAATAGCAGAGCAGACAAACTTGCTAGCACTGAACACTGCAATAGAAGCAGCAAGAGCTGGAGAAGCTGGAAAAGGATTTGCAGTTGTTGCTGATGAAATTAGAAAACTTGCAGAAGAAAGTAAAAATGCAACAACTCAGATCTCAGAAATTTTAAAAGACATTCAAGAAAAAATCGAAAACACAGCAAAAGCAAGCAATCAAACTGTTGAAATAATAGAAAAAGCAGCAAATCAATCAAACATTGCAAAAGAAAAGTTTGAAAATATATTAAGGCAAATAGAAAGTATTACAGAGGAAATTGATAATCTAGCAGCAAGCTCTCAACAGCAAAGTGCATCGGCACAAGAAATGAGTAGTGCAATGGATGTTGTCTCAAAATCAATTGTAACAATATCACAACAGGTAAACGATATAACACTATCAGCTCAAAATCAAGCAAAATCAAGTGAGAAACTAGATATCTCTTCTGAAAACTTAAATAGAATAGCCCAGAATCTTGTAGAAGAAATCAAAAAATTTAAAATTTAA